Below is a window of Microcebus murinus isolate Inina chromosome 3, M.murinus_Inina_mat1.0, whole genome shotgun sequence DNA.
atttctttctatttttagtagagatggagtcttgctcttgctcaggttagtctcaaactcctgagctcaaacgatctgtccacctcagccttccagagtgctacgattacaggcatgagcgactGCACCCGGCCAAGCTTCTCTGTCAAATAATATATCACACAATTGTGGCAATTGTTGATTAACAATTGAACAGGTCATACATACATTTTACCTACTCTCCCACCAAAGCCTGAAACATAACAGGCACTTTAtcaatgttgaatgaaaaaagcaCTGTTTGGATCGTTCTGCACCTCTCCACCCAAACTTCAATCCCAAACAACTCTCTCCCTTCCTGGCTTCTAAGGCTGTGACTGGCCAGAGGCCCAGGAATTCCTAGCAGGGAGAAACTACAGACCCTCAGGAAGCTGTCAGTAGGTGGGGCAACCTCCCACTCTGAAAGCAAAGGAAGATTGCTTGGGACCAAGTAACCTCCATGGACCTCCACTCAGAGCAAAGCCATCATTCTCTGAGTCAGGGAGGGAACAGGAAGGCCTATCttcatgtgtgcacgtgtgtccaTTTCCCGGGCCTGCTGGGTGGATGCCCTGCATGGCCCAGGGCTGCATTACCTTGGTCTCATAGGTGTCCCCAAACAGGCTGAGGGGAGTGCCCGCCTGCAGCTCCCTGCGGTGACCATCCAGCCAGGCCTCCAAGGACATGGGCTCCATGATGGATCGTGTGCTCAGAGGGAATGGTGGCTCCTTGAGCAGCTGGTCTGTACCGGCACGCAGCATGGCTATGGTCAGTGACCTTTGGTCccagcccacccagccccagtGGGCCCAGTTCCCAGGGGCCCCAGCTCTCAATTGCTGGAATAGGCTCTGGACCCAGCCCAGTGACCAAGCGGCCATGTGGGGGTACAATGTGGTGTTGTCTTCTCAGTATCCTGAGTACTGGGCAGAGTATTCAAAAGCAGACTCCCTGCTACCCTGGGCCAAGACCCATCCTACtctgggaaaggaggaagggagagaggtgcTTCCTAGGGGCCTCACCAGGGATGGGCTTTCCTGTTCTACACTGCTCAGAGTTGAAGAACCTGCAGGGacaagaagggaggagaggagtggTGAGCATTCCCGCCTGAGTGGGCAGTGagacacacacgtgtacacacacaccacacgcaCACTCTCGGGGCCCTCATACAACTTGCACATCTGCTGTCCTTATCCTcacagctccccccacccccctaccccccaaGGTGGGCTCTCCAGTCCTGGCCCTGCAGcactgggtggggggggggcacttTCTCCCAGGCCAGCAGGTGCTGATGTGGAGTCCCAGgacagcagggcaggggctgggctggggctcacTCCTGGATGATGGGGGCCAACTGCGTGCCGAGGTCCGTGCAGTAGAACCACTTCTCAAACAGGACATCCGTGGTATCCCCCATGTAGTACCTGCCAGAGCAGAGGACAAGCAACTCGGTTCCCCATCCGGTGGCTTCAGGGCAAGCTCACTCTTGCCGAGCTGGGCTGCCTGCTTCACCCGTTAGCACAGCCCAGTGGTCAGTGCCTGATCATTTGTACCTGGCTCTTCCAGAAGCACATGGGAGCCCCCAAAGTGGGAGGGCTATTACCTACAACCTTCGCATGGCTCTTCCTGGCTCCCAAAACTAAGCCATTTACAAAGCAGATAGAACGCTGAGCTCAGAGAAGCTGGGCAACTTGTCAGGGATTACACAGCCTGTAAATGGCAGAAGCAGGCCAGACTCGAGAAGCTTAGAGAGCATCTAATCCCAGcgtctttgtttttctcaaagagaaagctgaggctcagccTGAAACCAGGGCCAGTGGCTGGATGCTCTCCCAGGCAGTGGTGCTCTAGGCCAGAGTACACAGAAACTTAGAAGCGAACATGTGGAAGACGTCCCTCAGATGAAGGGTTCTTCTCCTTTTAGGGCCATGACTGCTTTTGAGAAATGAAGCCAAGCATTGGACCTCTCTTCTAGGGGCAGGCCCACGTGCACAGACACATAGCCTTCAGTAGACCCCCTGAAGCCCACCCCTGCTCCTAGCGTGGCTCAGCGAGTTCCTCCCCAGGCCTGAGAAGCACCTGGCAGGCTGGGCTGTGCCCCAGGTCCCTGCGGGTGCAGGCACACGGCAGGTGCCAGGAACATCTGTTAACTGAATGCCTAATTCCAGGCCCAGGCTAGCTCTGTCTGCTCTTTAACTCCTACTGAAAAAGAGAAGCGGTCCTGCTAACGGGAGAAGGCTTGCAAACACAGTGCACCCGCCCACCTGGCAGCCTGAATTCCAGCCCGGGATGCAGCCGGCCACCAGAAACCCTCATAACTGGACTGCAAGGCCCTCCGGGAACTGCCTTCAGAGTGGTATTTTAATGTTGAGTCCCTGGCTTTTATTAAAGGTCAAAAGCAGCCAGATGAAATCCGTTATTGAATTTGCTGTGAAATGTTATTGAGGACGCCGTCCTCTCCATCAAAGACTCCCTATATAATGCCCCTTGCgagaaatttcttttagaatttaaagCCAGGTATCTGTCCCTACAACAGACTATTATGCAGTAGACTGTTAGGCAGCCAttgtgttttttgaaaagattaaatagtATGAAAAGTACTCATGAATTTaagtaaaagaagtaaaattcaagCCTATGCATTCAGTACGACTCAATGCTGTAAGGTATGAGTATACACAGAAAAAAGACAAGATGGAAGTTTAGGTGCTTTGTTAGGTTTAATTGGTGGCaagacaaatactatatttgttttccctttttttattattttcttttcttgagatataattcacataccataaaatttacctttttagtGACAAGTAATTTTAACTTAGTTCACTTTGCATTCCTCTACTTTTCCAGATTTTGAGAGTGGACGTGTATGACTTTGGTAATTAGAAAAAAGGAGGcgtttttaaaataagtattataaCAAAAGATGTGGGCCCAAGTATCCTGATCCCAGTAACTTCATGGGAAACTTAAATATTCTTagttaagaaatacaaaaagcagtttagcttttggaaaaaaaatctctgttccTCTGGGCTATAGGCTGCTTCCTGCTTTCAGAGAATGATAATCATGTGACTTACCAGGACCAAATGGGACCACAGCTATAGGATCAGTGTCTACGGCTGGGCCTGTGTTCTTCCCCTCCTTAGTGTTGAGTCTCACGCCTCTCTAAGTATATGCCGTCCTGGCCCTAATTCCATATTTCTCTACCATGTCAGACCTAGCAAGTTCAGCTCTAGCAAATTTAACTTCCCTGTGCccggtttcttcatctgtaaagcaCCGATGGTAACAGTACCTACCCCATAGGGTAGCTGGGAGGATTAAGTGGATAAATACACACAAAGCCCGTAGccgagtgcctggcacagagccacTGCTTTCTGAGGTTAGTGCCTGCCGGGGAATGAGCTGGGGCTGAGAAGCAGAGGGAGGCACGGGCGGAGACGCTAAGCCGGGGAGAGCAGCAGTGTTCCACTTGGACCGGGGAAGGTGGATCCGACTTTGGCGCCCCTCCGCCTTACTTGCCACGTCCCACCTGTTCCAGCAGACCTCGGGCAGAGAGCACAGGTGATTCCAGCCAGGTCATCAGGCTGAGTGGGCTCCCAGGGGGTCCCAGAGAACAGAACCCCctgcaccctgcccctccccatcAGCCAGCAAATACAGGATCTCCAttgcctccctcccgccctctcTGTGGCCCTCTCTAGCGTCCTCTCTGCTGCAGTTCTGAGCTGCACCCCCTGCTGCAGGGCGCATTTACCTGAGCCCATCTAACTCCGTTTGCAGCCGCCTCCGCTCAATCACCAGCCCCACGGTGCTGGCAAACCTCTGTGGTGAGTGGGGCACCCGGGCAGGCAGGAGGAATATCTGCAGTGGTGGAGACAAGGGGCCTGGCAGGGCTGCGACCCCTCCCGAAGACCTCAGCGCCCAGCCTCCTGTGCACCCCCGAAGACCCCTGGGGCCCTGCTTGTCCACCCTGGGCCCTCCTCTTTGCCCAGCTCCACGCCAGGGAACCACAGGGGTGTCGGGCTGTGCCGAGGATGGGGAAGCCTGGAGGAGGAAGTGCCCGAGGATGGAGCAGGTGCATGTCGGGCGGGCAGGATGGCAGGAAAAGGCAGGGAGGACAAGACCTCAGCCAGGGCCAGCCCCAGTGCACAGGGTAGGTTCCAGCTGTGGCAGCCTTTCATCTGCCCACACCCCTGGGGCCCAGCCTCACCTCTCCCTGCCGAATGACCACATCCCGGTGGTTCCCTCGCTCCAGGACGCGGAGAACCATGTCCCCCTCCAGCTGGTAAAACACCTGTAGGACAGTGAAGAGGCTCAGActcttcctgctccctcctccaggTCCTTGGCCACTGCCCAGGCCCTGAGTTCTACCCAGGAAACCGCAGAAACTTCCTAAAGGCCTCGGAGTTTATGAGAAGCTCTGCCACCCCTGTCCTGAGGCCCTGGGGATGGAGGCTGCTGATCCAGCTGGACCTTGAACCCCCAGAACCAGAAGCCCCCCAAGGTGATAGGGGTCCATCTACTGATCCTTTTCCACCAGagagtctgtctctgtctctccttagGGGAccacttttctcttttaattttacttttgttcatttattttgggtGGGTAGTAGAGAAACACAGTTTAAAACTAAAGGTACAAAAGGGTACTTAgtgcaaatcccagctccacccgCCTCTCCCCATAGCCCCTAGCAACTTGTGTGTCAAGGAGGGGCCAACCCCACCCCTCCCTCGGCCCCAGGCCCTCACCCAAGCTCACCCCTCAGCCACTTGCTTGCCCCCTGCTtacccctctccccttcctcctgcccccaccagcccagcccaccccaccccacttttCCAGATCCTGGAAAACAGGAGGAGAAACTGCCCAGAGAACCTGGCTCCCGGGACCAGGAGGAGTGCCCAGGTCCCCCTCAATACTTGAGTCTCATTTTGGAGACTCATGTATGTCAGGTTTAGGGGAGGGACCAGAGCAAGGACAGCCCCTGTATCTGCAGGAAGGGGGGACTCCAACTAGAGCCTCTCTCACCCACAGGGGCTGGGCTATTTCCTGGGGCTCTGCCCAGCAGGGTTGCTGGCCCAGGCTCCTTCCAGGAGGCTCTAAGGTGTCACTGCGCATGCACCAACGCTGAGGCAGCAGCGCTGCGCTGTGATTTCAGCTGtgccccctccacccaccctgtGTCCACCCCTCCCCAGTCCATAATCTCTGGCCCCTGTGCGAGAAGTGCCCCTCCCTCGGGCCAGTCTGCAAGCCCACCTCTTCACCCTCCTCGATGTGGTAGTCCTTCCTGGTGTTGGGGCCCCCGACGAACATGACTTTGAGCTGCTCCTGGTGCCTGTAATGGACGAGGGGGAGAAGTCCTGAGCTAtgtctggggagggagaggagaggggctgaggggagTTGAGTACACGTGGGAGAAGGAGCAGGGCTGTGTCTGTATCGCTGTCCCTGTTTCCCCTACTCTCACCCAGCACACGCCCAGGTGCATCTAAGTGTCTCTGTGTctgggattgtgtgtgtgtgtgtgtgggggggggtccCTCTTTGTGTGTCCCCCACATCCTCTGAGTCAACAACCAGCCTCCCTAGTCTCTCATtacaggaggggctggggctggggctagaTGGTTTGTACACACGGGCCACGGCAGCGTAGAGGCTGCCTGTATCCACGACGATGGTGACGGTGTGggatggcggggggggggggggggctgagccCCCAAACCTGGATTGGTAAGTCCTTGCTGAGTGTCCTCTCCTGTGGGCTGTTTTTCAGCCCACAGTGGGGGCatggggacaggagggaagacacaatctttttccttttttttcccttctgggcATAAGTGAGAAATAGCATCTGTCATGCCCCAATGTTAGGAAAGACGGATGAGATTacagggcaggaggagggtgtCATGGGGCAGTTCTGACCTTaaacacttgtttattttttaattttgtagagatgaaggtCTCCTTACATTGCCCAGGTtggcccagaactcctgggctcaagtgagcctcccaccttggcctcctgagtagctggaatcaCAGGCACACACATCACGCCGGCTTACGAGCTGGAATGAGTCAGAGTGGCACGGCGCTTCCGGGAGTGGGGAAAAGCTGTGAGGTACTTGGCCAGAGAGGCGGGGTGCAGACTGGATGCATGGGGGGTTCTGGTGGTGTGCGGTGGTCTTGGGGAGTGATGGTGAGAAGGCTGGATTAGGAGTGGGACCACCAAGGAGTTTGGTCTTGGGCTGAGGGGTGCCAAGGAGCCTcgaaagtctttttaaaatcaacttcactgagatataattcaGGTACATATGGAAAACTCTGGAACAAGTTCTCTCAAGAACTATTTCAAGTAACTAGTCAGAATGCATAAGCCAGATGTCACTCCTCTGCCCAAGACCAGCAGCTTCTCATCtcactggggggagggagggttacgggctgaactgtgtccccccttcccaaattcatatgttgaagttgtAACTCCCGGTACTGTGGAATGTGACTTGACTTGGAAACAGGGGCCTTGGGCTGTGATTAGCTGAGTGAGAATGAGGTTATCCTGGAGTAGAGTGGGCCCCTAATCCACTGTGCCTGGTGTTCTTCTATGAAGGGGGAATGTGGACCCAGACACATGCCCAGGGACAAGGCCTTGAGAGTGGAGATTGGCATGATCAGGAGAAGCCATGGAACACCAGTGACGCCAGCAAACCACCAGGAGCTGGGGGATAGGGCTGGGGCAGAGTCCCCTGCAGAGCCCTAGCAAACAGATACTGGGCACAAAGCCAGAGTCCTTTCTCTGCCCTGAGGTCTGCCcgtctgcccgccttggcctccactCCTTGTTTGTTGGTATTTATTGGCTGCCTCCTTCCACCAGAATGTCAGCTACACAAGGGAAGGGGCTTTTGTTCGTTTGTTTACAGTTCGTTTGTTTCCACCCTGTGTCTGGAACAGCCTGGCATGTAGAAGGTGCTCAGTGaacatctgttgaatgaatgaagggaggGCCTGTGCTTATGGAGGGCTGGATGGCAGGTCTGGAGGCAGGGCAGCCAGTATTGTCCCGGCTGGAGGTGACGAAGGTGGAACCAGAGCAGTGGCCGTGGGCTAGAAAGGAGCAGATGGATGTGAGACACCATCAGGGGCAGAAATTGGTGGAGTGAGAATGAGACTGTAGACAGGGgcaaaaaggagaaaggaggcaAAAGATGGTAAAGCTTTGAGTTGGAGGCGACAGCAGCGGTAGAAGAGATCTCGGGTCATGCTGACTGTTAGCCATGGCGGTATTGCACAGTGCCCAAGAGCAAGTGTGGACTTCGGAGTCAAACGGTTTCAGGGGCTTGAGTCTGGAGCCTGTCCAGCACTAGCTCAGTGACACGGGGAAAGTTGCTGACTATGGTAACGTCCCGCTGCATGGGGCTACTGCGAGAATTGCAGGTGGCAATGCAAAAACACTTGGTGCAGTCTGGGCCTGAGAAAGTGTTAGTGATTGTAGCTGTCTGGTTTGAGGTGCCATCCCCCTGGAGATGATGTCCTGTGGACACAGGAAACATGAGGAATGTGAACCTGGATCTGGGGACCACATGAGGCCCAGCCATGGAGttgtgggaaggggagggaggtgaAGGGGCCATACAGGAAGAAGGCCTGAGGGTCTGCTCAAGAAAGATGGCAACTGGACAGGCCAACCCTGTTGGATGCTATGGGGAGAGGTGGCCTAGGGAGGGCTGGGTGTGGGTGCCCGTGCTGCGTGCCCATAAAGAGGGGTCCCCAGAAGAGCAACAAATCAAGATCCTCCCAAAGAAGCTGGTCTCTGACTTCACCTTTGCCTGCAGCTTCCTGGACAGGGTCGGGGTGCATGATTTGAATGGCCCCAGACCTAGGTTCTATTGCAATTCTGGGGCATTCAAAACCACCCTCCCCAAATTTCTGCGTGTTCCCAAAGTGCACGGAGTCACTGGGAGTTGGAGAGAAGTTTCTGGGCCCTGAATGGAGGGGCGCGTCCTGCCATCTCATATCTCCCACAGCCTCGGCTCCACTTCAGCCTTCCTCAGAAGGCACAGTCTCTAGAGTCACCAGAAAGGGGAACAGACCCAGGCCGCTGGAACCGGAACAGCCTGTCCTGGCCATCCCCTGAAGACACCTCGCGAATCACGGCCGCCCTCCTGCAGGCCTGGGTGAAGGAGCTGGGCGCTGGGGCGTAAGGAcgcaggtggaggaggaggagaggacagcGCAGAGGGCACGGGGCGCCCGGGACTCACATGAGCTTGTTGCAGACcgggggcaggaaggaggcccGGTTCTCCTCCACCCACGTCCGCACGGCCACGGGGCGCTGCATGGCGCCCAGAGAAGCGTCTTCTGCCTTCTAGTCGCTGTCCTCCGGCCGGCCGGGAGGTGGGAGAGCCGGGCTCCGCCCCGCCGCTTCCAGGCCGCCTGGTTAATCCGCAGCCCTGGTTTCAAAAGTTGGAGCAATCCCACACGACCCCGCGGTGGCTGGCGCGGGGCCCCGCGGTTCCGCCTCCAGCCGACTCTGGCTTGAGcgcgccgccccgcgccctcGCCCTCGCGCCCCTCGGCCAGGGCCAGCCCGCCCCGCTCACCCGCGCCGCAGGTGGGGGCGGGACACGGGATCCAGCTCACTTGCCCCCAGGGGAACCCAGGGAGGCACCGCCAAAATACGCGAGCGCCAGAATATATGGTGCTGGCACTGgatttaagcctcagttttcctatctggaaaatggggatgacAGCACAGCCACTCCGGGCTGCCGTGCGCACTGAACGAAAAGATGTCCAGCGGCCGCCACAGGCCCTGATTAGCGTCCGTCCCCTCTGCTTTCACGAGGACAGAGGTCAGGGCAGAGTCCCCAGAGGCACGGAGTGCGACTGACGACGGGAGggggaagcagctgtaaatacagcgCTGCgggagcccccaccccacccccaccgcggGGAACCGGACGGAGGGCTCCTCCCGAGGGAGACACTGTCCTCAGCACCAGGTCGCAGTGGACACTGACGAGGTGTCTGGCACTGTTTTGAGCTCTTCGCGCGTCTTAGGAATCTACTCAGCATACTACTATAGGAggcattttacagatgcagacaACGGCCCTCAGTGTCCCCCTCTCATCCATCTCGGAGGAGGGGGGCAGACAAACCAGTGTTCAATGGTTACAGCCCCGCCTACCGGGCCCTGGCGCGGTTAGCCCCCaggcccaggaggtggaggctgttTGAAGTGGGAGGAGCCCGCGTGCcgtggaggaggggaggcaatCTGACACTTCCTCTTTCTTCAGGACTCAGAATTCTTAGTAAAAGTGGAGGAAGGTGGAGTGGGGGCAAGAAGGCAAATGGCTCCGGCCTCTGACACCAGAATCCAGGCTAGAGAGTTTAAGAAAGTCTAACCTCCTCcaactcttcccttccctccctgctacCTGGCTGGGCTGTTTTTCTCAGCATTTCAGACTCCCCTGGTGCAAGTCAAAGTCAAAACCCAGACAGATGCCAGACAGGATTCCCACCCAGCTCAGCTGGGATCCTCCTGtttctgccccctgcccccgcacctgttttcttcttcttctctctcctttttctttgtatttatttatttacaacatTTTAACTGAGCATTTCTCCCTAAAATATTGCTTAGCACCTAAATAACTCACATcaccttctttatttttctcagcgACGAGTGATCAGAGCAGACGTACACAATGACACATGAAACACCAAGGATCTATGATGTGTTAGGTTTGCTTGGGATGTTTGTGaaatggagggatggatgggtgggtggatgaaggCATGAATGAATTCAcactcaaaagggaaaaaaaagtgattccAGCCCAACAGATGTTTGGTTACATAGtacaaaggaaaaatgatagTTACCGTGTATTTGAATTGATGTAGTCAAATAACATGAATAATTGAGGCCACAAGTAGAATTTTTAGGGTCTGAATTATCCAGATTAAACCTATACATAGGCTAAACTACTGCTGTATAAGCACTATCAAATATGCCCTCTGATTTGTGCTATGTAGATAAAATACCACATCTCGTCTACTCAGTTGGCAAGACTAGCTTGGGTGTTGGACACCATTTAGCTCCAATGTTCAGAAAATGAACAGTTCCCATTTTATCTGAGTGTTCTGGCATTGTTGAGTCTGAGCCATTTGGAATCCTTCTGGATAGGGCCCCTTGGGCCCCTTCTAGTTTCTGGAGTTTACCCTCAGGAGCCACCTTTGTCCTGTGCACAAAGTAGCTCATTTCCATCACAGAATCAGATGCAAACTGCATATACCCTACCGCCTGGGCTCATCAAAGCCTGTCCTGCTTGCTGCTGTCTTGCTCTGGCCTCCCCTGGATGGTGTTGGCACCTCCAGGTCACTGAGACCCATCGATGCTTCTAGGCTTTGCTGAACCCAGTTGGTGAAATCTATCTAATACTTTAATTCTGCGGTACCTGAACTAGTTGCTTCAGCAGATCCCTTTCCCAGCCCGCCTTGGTCTGtctttgtctgtctctgtctccctgtccctCTCACTTTCCCACCCTTTCATATAattcagcagatatttaaaaacaaataccttTATATGAATAACAGGGCCAGATCATGAACTGTA
It encodes the following:
- the HAAO gene encoding 3-hydroxyanthranilate 3,4-dioxygenase — encoded protein: MQRPVAVRTWVEENRASFLPPVCNKLMHQEQLKVMFVGGPNTRKDYHIEEGEEVFYQLEGDMVLRVLERGNHRDVVIRQGEIFLLPARVPHSPQRFASTVGLVIERRRLQTELDGLRYYMGDTTDVLFEKWFYCTDLGTQLAPIIQEFFNSEQCRTGKPIPDQLLKEPPFPLSTRSIMEPMSLEAWLDGHRRELQAGTPLSLFGDTYETKVIAHGQGSSKVSRQDVDVWLWQLEGSSVVTMEGRRLSLNPDDSLLVPAGTSYAWERAPGSVALSVTQDPACKKPLG